A window of Equus przewalskii isolate Varuska chromosome 6, EquPr2, whole genome shotgun sequence genomic DNA:
CATCATGGATTTCCTGAATCTCCCTAAGGTGCCACTAAATGTGAATCACAGGAGAGAGCTCAAGAAAATAGTTTCAGGCACCCGGTCATGGCTGCTTTTCAGAAATACCACAGAAGATCAAAACATAGTCCACATTAATTATGTTGGTCCAAATCAAGTTTCAAAACTAATTAGATTATGTAGTTTTAGAACCTACGTACAAATAATGACAAGAATAAATGAAGCCCCTGAGACCTTAATGAACATCTCAGCTAGCATAATTGTGCAGGTAGATGTAAACACATGTAATTTTCTCAATCTCAATGGATTTTCTTCCACTGGATTTTCAATAGGATGTCAGCAGACCTGTGCATATCTGATGCTGAGGTACTTAAGGTCTTATATTCCAAATGGTCCTAAATCCTGCATAAATAAGCTCTGCTGTACAGGTATGATTCTTGGAGTCTGTCCCATCATAATATTTGAACAGCAGATAACGTTCATTCTTTGTTATGGATTTATAAATGACTTTCGTATTTGTAGTAGAAGCTAATAGCTGCATATTTGAAGTAGATTCTCATTTATGGATTATTCATTCATTGCCATCCATTGCTAGGTGTTTTAACATACATCATCTCACTTAACACAACGACCATGCAAAGTaaacattatcatctcaattttaaaaataaggaaattgagtctcagaagGGTTGTGTAACTTTTCCAAGATCGcttagctagtaagtggcagacctGGAATTTATATCCAGAGCTTTTGGctctgaaatattattttcattgcaGCTCTGTATGCCATGCTTTCTATATCATACTGGCACTCctatcatattttgaattcatttgagtctttcatgtatatattttcttataaaaatataagatttgTTTCAGATTTATGCTTTTTAAACCTCTGACATACTCCTCAGACTAATTAATGAAGCCAGAGATTTAGCATTCTTACGTTATTTTATCAAGTTAATTCATATGAAAAATTGATTAAATACATTGGTGTAATCATCACCACATAGAGAACAAGTTTTTCATCCTAAGATTGACTGAGAATAGGGTactgataattattattatattttgtaaaaaaaaatttaatgttgaGATCTCTTAAAAAGTAGCAAACATTCCGTTTGGAAATTCAAGAGTCTACACATGGTCAACTCTGTTCCTTTCAAAAACAATGACATTTTTTCTCCCTCAAGTTGCAGGCTTCTGATATTTGATAGTACTTCTGAAGTGTTATTTGATGTTTCAAAGTTTTTTTGATTTGATAATACTTGCTGATTCTTTTCATTGTTTGGTACTTGCTTTTCCGGTGTTCTAGCTTGTTTCTTACTGGGATGCTGGGATGACCTCAAAACTAAGGTAGTTGCAGTTTAGTTGAgctccttattttttaaaaaattcctggggctggccctgtggccgagtggttaagttctcgcgctctgctggggcggcccagggttttgccagttcggatcttgggcgcagacatggcaccactcatcaggccatgttgaggcggtgtcccacatgccacaactagaaggacccacaactataagtATACAACTCTCTACtttgggtatttggggagaaaaagcaaaaaaaaaagaaaaaaagataagcaagttgttagctcaggtgccaatctaaaaaaaaaaatcctatgttGGCATCATCTTCACATTTCTCTTGCCTCAGTGACAAATTCCCCtctaatacattaaatatttctctGATCTGTCCACTGTTCTCAATCTTTATTACTGCCACCCAATACAGCACCATATGCACCTGGACTACATTCTGACATGCCTTTCTGTTAATTGTTTTACTCTACAATTTAGTTCCCATAAGGTAGGGAGTTATCTTATTATTATGTAAATTAGATCATGTCATTCTGTTTAAAACTTTGCATTGTCTTCCTCttgcacttagaataatgtttaaaCTCTTTATCGTGGCTTTCAAAGCTGTAAATGATCTAGCTTCTGCCTAATTTTTGAGTTAATCTTGTGTCACTCTATCCACATTGGCTTGCTGTTCTTTAAATGTACGAAGCTATCACGTACTTCAGAGCCCTTGCACTGGCTGTTTAGACTATAATGTTCTTCCCCTCTAACTTAgcgtggtttgtttgtttgtgtcaCTTAGGCTTTCTTTTAAATGCCCCTTCCACAGAGAGCTTACTCGTGACCAATTTAAAATTAGCCACAAAGACTAAATCAAATCACCTTAAGTTTCTGCATAGCATTTATCATTGTCTAAAATTTTCTTGCTTATTTACATTTCGTTTTACTCTTTTTGAATTGTCTGCCCTCCACTATAGAATGTATGACACATGAGGGCTATGTTCTTGTCTTATTTAGCAGAAACTCGTAAGTACATCCAGAAGAGTCTGATAAATAGaaaatgctcaatgaatatttttaaatgaaaaataatttgtgcCTTTGGATTTTTCCCAGATATAATGAATTAAGTGTGCATTCTgatatttgcttttcttctttggacAATTGCATAGAAGCTATGTGCTGTTCAACTGTAGTCATCAATCAGGGAAAGAAATACAGGTTCTAGTTTCAAGCTTAGTTATCAATAATATATGCAATAGTGATAAAATTTTCTAATCTCTGTAGGCCACAATTTACCCACTCTTTATTAAATATGAGGTTTCAATGGAAAGATAAGAGAGTAAATTTACTAGGAAAATATCATGTAACTGGGCATCTATGTAGGCTCACTTGAAATTTGTGGTCACAACTTAAAGTAAGATCAGTCAGTATTTTTCTCCAGACACAATTTggtctaaaaatataaatgtagagTAAGCTGAAAGTTACATTTAGCCAGAAGTCACTTTTGTTAGGTGAGAACAACAGAGAAGAGCAGCAAGAAAATTGAGGAGTAACCAAAGGAATAGTTATAATGATGGTTTGTGAAACCCTAGCTGGGTAAGTAGAGATGTGGAAAACTAATAAGGGATGGAGACAACtgtgaacatatgctttcatCAATGATTGGTGCTTCCAGTGGGGTCAAAGAAATTTTGAATAATAGACCTGTAGGTGATACTGAGAGAGTGAGATATATGAAGTGTTATTATGGAGTTAGTAAACATTGGTAATGACAAAAATCTATGGAATGATCATGTGAATGAATGGGTGTGAAGAGTAGAAGCCTTTTCTCTCTTATGACTCTTTGTCTCTTTACTCTCCTCCATTTATAACATAATTGTCTTAAGTATTTCTTCTGCCCGTATTGAGAACCacatcagacagtgttataatttttgttgtgatcatcaaacataatttagaaaacttaggggaagaagaaaaatgtattgtgcttatctgtatttttacttctcctgttttacttttctttttcctgatgtttcaagattctttcttatgttaattattttatgtttaaagaacttcctttagccattcttctAGGGTGGATCTGCTGGTAAccaattctcttagttttctttcatctgagaatgtctcaatttcctcttcattcctgaaaggtatttttgctggatataaaatttatAGTTGACCCTTTCCTTTATTAGcacttaaaagattttcttttgacCTCCATGATTTCTGATAAGAATTCTGCTATCATTTGAATTGGTTTTCTGTTTATAGGTAAGGTGCCATTTCTTTCTTactgctttcaaattttttctttatccttagtTTTCAGAAATTCAATTATGATGCATCTTGATGTGGATGTCTTTGAGTTTAttctatttgtcattttctgtaACACTACTGGAATACGTAGGTTTGGGTCTTttgcaaaatttgaaaaattttaagccaTTATACGTTTGAGTACTTTATCAGCccatccttttttcttctctttttctgggactctgatgacacaaatgttagatcttttgttgtAGTCCCATAGTTCCCTGAGTCTTTGTTTACTTTCTATCTATTTTCTCTCACTGTTAAAATGGGTTCTTTCTTTTGTTCCAGCCACAATGTTACTCATTTTTTCCTACGccttctccattctgctgttgaacccACTCATTAAGTTTTTTgagttatatttttcagttctaagattTCCATTTGcatcttatttgtattttttatttctttgctgagacccTCCTTTTACAGCCAATCTGTAATTATATTAAGCATGTTAGGTGATATTATTCTCTTCTAACAAATTAACTCTGGAAACTCAATGTAGTATAACATAACATAGATTTATTTTGCACTTCCAGTATATTTCCAGTATAGTCTCTGCTCTCCATAGTCCCTCAAATCCCAGGCTGGTGGGAAGTATCACTATCTTATAGTCATGTCATGCAGAATATGCTactgtgggagaggaagagagagttgCCAACTGTAATTTAAATTGACCTAGAAGAGACAcatgatattttctttcatagcCCATTGGAATGTACTGTTCAAAGTCTCATTTAACTGCAAGGGAGCTTGGAAGTGAGGTTTCCAATATGaccaagaaatagaagaaaattggaTATGGCTAAACACCAGCGTAAGGTCAAGCACTTTGACCATTCTGGCTCTCAAAACATCATTATTGTAAGTGTTCAATCAACAACCTAAATTAATCAAATGATGTAAATATGAATGCTAACTGTTCTGATCTGAGTCATTGGTCCCTTTGTGAATATCTTTGGCCTCAAGATAATGGACATTAACATCCTCAAATCATGCATAATGtaaatgagtttggaaaaatTTTGTAAGGTGTAAGCATTAGACAAAAGTGAGAtctatattttggttttttaatagaCTGGATGTGAAGTAAATATATGAGATCATTCGATTTATTCTAGTatccactgatttttttatttaacagacATCATTCGAAACAAGATGGGGACTGGAAACCACACAATGGTGACAGAATTTATTATTTTGGGGTTAACAGAGAATCCTACACTTTGTTCCATCTTCTTTGTGGTTTTTCTCGGAATCTATATTGCTACCATATTGGGCAATATCAGCATAATCATGTTAATCCAAAGAAGCCCTCAGCTTCACAATCCAATGTACCTTTTCCTCAGCCATTTGGCCTTTGTGGACATTGGGTATTCCACATCAGTCACATCTATTATGATTGTTAGTTTCCTAAGAGAGAGAACTACTATCCCTGTTGCTGGCTGTATAGCCCAGCTTGGCTCTGATGTTATCTTTGGAACAGCTGAGTGCTTCCTGCTGGCTGCTATGGCCTAtgatcgctatgtggccatctgctcCCCACTTCTCTACTCCACCCACATATCTCCCAAGGTCTGCATCATCCTATTGGTTGCTTCCTATTTGGGTGGATGTGTGAATGCTTCATCAGTTACCAGTTGTTTATTGAGCCTGACTTTCTGTGGACCAAATAAAATCAACCATTTCTTCTGTGACCTCCCACCACTAGTGAAGCTTTCTTGTACCCATATTTATGTTGCTGAAATATCTCCTGCCATCTCAGCTGGGTCAATCATTGTAATCACACTGTTTATCATAGTTGTTTCATATCTATACATCCTCCATTCGATTCTGAAGATGCACTCTACCGAGGGAAGGCATAAGGCCTTCTCTACCTGCACTTCCCATCTCACTGCAGTCATGTTGTTTTATGGGACAGTTACATTTGTTTATGTCATACCAAAGTCGAGCCACTCACCTGCCCCTATTAAAGTAGTATCTGTGTTCTACACAGTCGTAATCCCCATGTTGAACCCTCTGATCTATAGTCTGAggaacaaagaggtgaaagaggctatgagaaaactGATGGCTAGAACACACTGGTCATGTTGAAGGAAAGCCGATGTTGTTTCAGAAACTGCAAAATGATAGCTCCAGGAACATGTGACAGATATTTACGTCTTCTATTAGTCTTATCATTTTATGTGAAGAACtatcttaaataaaaaatgtcagtATGTTGATTAATgccaattttaatttataattttctaaagtcacaaaatatatcattttcatgaaaatttgcTGGATCCACATTACATGTGTATAGTTCAAGGCCAGGATACTTGGAGAATatagtttcactttttctctttttgttcattatttagGAAGTCTGTGATTAGAGAGggtttctttgtcttctcttaagttacatatttttaaaatgtcatcttgtAAATTAACATCATGTCTTAGAAAGCATCATATACTCAATGGAACTGGAATTCATGGTAGTGTTGACAGTCCACGTCATTTTTCTCTGGAAGATCTTGACATCTCGTATACAAGATTATCATAATCTTTGGAAATAGAGATGCTGAAGTCTTACAAAAGTTTCATTCCCATCTAATTGGGGAGTGGTAAGAGTTGGGGATTAGGGCACAGTGGAACTTTCTTTCAGCAAGCTGGTTGGTATTACTAGGTCATAGAATTATGGATTAAAACACCCAGGCTGATGCAGGCATGGAATATACTTGCCAAAATCCTTCTTTGTAGTATCTATCAAGATGGTGTTCATTGCTACTTCTGTCACTGCTTTATTTTACATGTGTACTGTAAGGCTTGagggttggtttcttttttgtttgtattgCAAGTGctgcctgacttaagctttgattgctgaggcatccacttcaaagactGCCATCCTGAATAAACACATTGCTGGCCACAGGACTAGACAGAGACCCAGGGAGACCCCCACCCCTAGGTTCCTTAGACAACTGACCATTTGGGCATCTAGagttttctcttcctgtgctttAAATTTCTACTCTTATGTTATAAGTTCAGTAGTAAAGAATGAGTCTGCTAAACCTCAGGCTCCCACATTCTACACCAAAAAAACTAGGACGTTAGGCCCacatactttttctctctctgcccctgacTAAACTCtgcaagaaaaagacacagagtagctgaatgggtaaaaaaaaacaagatccaaggGCCAGTTCTGATTGTCTAGTGGTCAAaaatttggcactctcaccacttcaatagcccaggttcatttcctggttgcagaaccacaccatcatctgtcagtggccatgctgcggcagctggtcacatagaagaactagaaggacttataactaggatatactaTTATTCTCTGGGGCTTTgcggaggaaaaagaaaaaggaaggttggcaacagatgttagctaagagtgaatctttccctgcaaacaaataaactaacaaaaaacCAAGATGCAGCTGcatactgtctacaagaaactcactttagaaTCAAGGACACACATGTACTGAAAgtgtaaagttgcaggatacaaaaatcaggTGCAGTTCTATACACTGATAATGAACTATccgaaaaggaaattaggaaacaatcccatttacaataacaccaaaaagaataaaatacctaggaataaacttaactaaggaagtgaaagacttgtttactgaaaactacaaaatattgagaagagaaattaaacaagatgaaaacaaatgtaaaagcaCACTGTGTTTTTGggttggaagagttaatattgttaaaatatcagtatccatactacccaaagcagaTTCAATGCATTcatatcaaaatcccaatggaattttttacataaatagaaaaaacaattctaaaatttatatggatccacaagggaccccaaatagccaaaatagtcttgagaaagaagaacaaagctgtaggcaTCACTCTTCCTGACTTcaacatatgctacaacatacaTAATACAACATACATAATAACATACAGCATACAAcatataattaaaacagtatggttctggcataaagatagatataTGAACCAATGAGTAGACTAGTGAGCCAaaaaacccatgcatat
This region includes:
- the LOC103547558 gene encoding LOW QUALITY PROTEIN: olfactory receptor 5P4-like (The sequence of the model RefSeq protein was modified relative to this genomic sequence to represent the inferred CDS: deleted 2 bases in 1 codon); this encodes MGTGNHTMVTEFIILGLTENPTLCSIFFVVFLGIYIATILGNISIIMLIQRSPQLHNPMYLFLSHLAFVDIGYSTSVTSIMIVSFLRERTTIPVAGCIAQLGSDVIFGTAECFLLAAMAYDRYVAICSPLLYSTHISPKVCIILLVASYLGGCVNASSVTSCLLSLTFCGPNKINHFFCDLPPLVKLSCTHIYVAEISPAISAGSIIVITLFIIVVSYLYILHSILKMHSTEGRHKAFSTCTSHLTAVMLFYGTVTFVYVIPKSSHSPAPIKVVSVLHSRNPHVEPSDL